In Streptomyces hawaiiensis, one genomic interval encodes:
- a CDS encoding FecCD family ABC transporter permease, with protein MTRRFTALAALAVVCAGVELVAGRGMSPGVVWDVVNGGGDATERHIFFQLRLPRLLVSLGAGACLAVAGLVLQSALRNPLAGPEVTGVTPGAVLGAVTATALGLAGWDSPLAVVLAACTGGCAGAALLWLLAGRGRGDPAQTAVHGVLVSAVLGGLTAMVLLVEPGELGSVVQWLVGTTEGRVWQHWHLLWPWALVWGAAAWLLAGPLTLLRCGDDITLAAGLSARRARTLALLCAVALTAGAVAAVGALGFVGLLVPHLAVAVFGADLRVSLPGAALVGAVVVCGADAAAQVSSRLLAQGLDSGRLTLPVGALTACLGAALLLVVVRRTPSRTF; from the coding sequence GTGACCCGGCGTTTCACGGCGCTCGCGGCACTGGCCGTCGTATGCGCCGGCGTGGAACTGGTGGCCGGGCGCGGCATGTCCCCGGGCGTGGTCTGGGACGTCGTCAACGGCGGCGGTGACGCGACGGAACGCCACATCTTCTTCCAACTGCGCCTGCCCAGACTGCTGGTGTCCCTCGGTGCGGGCGCGTGCCTGGCCGTGGCGGGGCTGGTCCTTCAGTCCGCGCTGCGCAACCCGCTCGCCGGGCCCGAGGTGACGGGCGTGACGCCGGGCGCGGTCCTCGGGGCCGTCACCGCAACCGCCCTGGGCCTCGCCGGGTGGGACTCGCCGCTGGCCGTCGTCCTCGCGGCGTGTACGGGCGGGTGCGCCGGCGCGGCGCTGCTGTGGCTGCTGGCCGGCCGCGGCCGGGGCGACCCGGCACAGACCGCCGTGCACGGGGTGCTGGTGTCGGCCGTGCTCGGCGGGCTCACCGCCATGGTGCTCCTCGTGGAGCCGGGTGAACTCGGCAGCGTCGTGCAGTGGTTGGTCGGCACCACCGAGGGTCGGGTGTGGCAGCACTGGCACCTGCTGTGGCCGTGGGCGCTTGTCTGGGGGGCCGCGGCCTGGCTGCTGGCCGGGCCGCTGACCCTGCTGCGCTGCGGGGACGACATCACCCTCGCGGCCGGCCTGTCCGCACGGCGGGCGCGGACGCTGGCCCTGCTGTGCGCGGTGGCGCTGACGGCCGGTGCGGTGGCCGCCGTCGGGGCGCTGGGCTTCGTGGGGCTGCTCGTTCCGCATCTGGCCGTGGCCGTCTTCGGCGCGGATCTGCGGGTGAGCCTCCCCGGTGCCGCCCTCGTGGGCGCGGTCGTGGTGTGCGGGGCGGATGCCGCGGCGCAGGTGTCCTCGCGTCTGCTGGCTCAAGGGCTGGACTCCGGACGGCTCACGCTGCCGGTCGGGGCGCTCACCGCCTGCCTCGGCGCCGCGCTGCTGCTGGTCGTCGTGCGCCGCACGCCGAGCCGTACGTTCTGA
- a CDS encoding CocE/NonD family hydrolase — MTAFSTAVDGLATDIRLPAGEGPFPAVLIRTPYDRTRHRAEACGWASRGFAAVVQDVRGRFASPGEWHPYTNETADGAVTVRWIRHQSWCDGRLVAAGASYAAHCALVLALDMPEDARPDAVIAAVPALGPAETAREASGVERLLSRAGWWAAHGDRRDSDESALDKALATDPGLLAHLPLTALPERLGRHLPSWADLWSHHDRGHLAARAAHAGPPLLAVGGHHDHFTDETVALWHAWGGPSARLLLGPWTHGLVTAPGPDAGPAHRLHLGELYVRWARRALSGELTPGRHGALALGGADLWLPAGTDGEPRTQRPRLLHGSVFTADPDRPVRSDELTVPTDGPPDRCLLVTTPLPRPLDVVGPASVRLRATAHTPSADWAVRLVALTPEGTAERLAVGVVRHAEPAGHDSAFTVGLGRLARRLRAGTRFRLEIAGHHFPAHARNPHTGDDPVTAHHLLASRREVDPAGVALRLHVLPSRPTPTDPAEEILR; from the coding sequence ATGACGGCGTTCAGCACGGCCGTCGACGGACTCGCCACCGACATCCGCCTCCCCGCCGGCGAAGGCCCCTTCCCGGCCGTCCTGATCCGCACCCCCTACGACCGCACCCGGCACCGGGCCGAGGCGTGCGGCTGGGCCAGCCGCGGATTCGCCGCCGTCGTCCAGGACGTGCGGGGCCGCTTCGCGTCACCGGGGGAGTGGCACCCCTACACGAACGAGACCGCGGACGGAGCGGTGACCGTCCGCTGGATCCGACACCAGTCCTGGTGCGACGGCCGGCTGGTGGCCGCCGGCGCCTCCTACGCCGCCCACTGCGCCCTCGTCCTCGCCCTCGACATGCCCGAGGACGCGCGGCCGGACGCTGTCATCGCGGCCGTGCCCGCCCTCGGCCCCGCGGAGACGGCGCGCGAGGCGTCCGGCGTGGAACGGCTGCTCTCCCGCGCCGGATGGTGGGCCGCCCACGGCGACCGGCGGGACTCCGACGAGAGCGCACTGGACAAGGCCCTCGCCACGGACCCCGGCCTGCTCGCCCACCTGCCGCTGACCGCCCTCCCCGAGCGGCTGGGCCGGCACCTGCCCTCCTGGGCGGACCTGTGGAGCCACCACGATCGCGGGCACCTCGCGGCGCGGGCGGCACACGCCGGGCCGCCCCTGCTCGCGGTGGGCGGCCACCACGACCACTTCACCGACGAGACCGTCGCACTGTGGCATGCCTGGGGCGGCCCCTCGGCGCGTCTGCTGCTCGGCCCCTGGACGCACGGCCTGGTCACCGCACCGGGCCCGGACGCGGGACCCGCACACCGGCTGCACCTCGGCGAGCTGTACGTGCGCTGGGCCCGCCGCGCCCTGAGCGGCGAACTCACCCCCGGCCGCCACGGAGCGCTGGCACTGGGCGGCGCCGACCTGTGGCTGCCCGCCGGCACCGACGGCGAACCGCGCACCCAACGGCCGCGGCTGCTGCACGGCTCCGTCTTCACCGCCGACCCCGACCGACCCGTCCGCTCCGACGAACTGACCGTCCCCACCGACGGCCCGCCCGACCGCTGCCTGCTGGTCACCACGCCGCTGCCGCGCCCGCTCGACGTGGTCGGCCCCGCGAGCGTGCGACTGCGGGCCACCGCCCACACGCCGTCCGCCGACTGGGCCGTCCGGCTCGTCGCGCTCACACCGGAGGGCACCGCCGAACGGCTCGCCGTCGGCGTCGTCAGGCATGCTGAACCGGCAGGCCACGACAGCGCGTTCACCGTCGGCCTCGGCCGGCTCGCGCGTCGATTGCGGGCCGGCACCCGGTTCCGCCTGGAGATCGCCGGGCACCACTTCCCGGCCCACGCCCGCAATCCCCACACCGGCGACGACCCCGTGACGGCCCACCACCTGCTCGCCTCCCGGCGCGAGGTCGATCCGGCCGGTGTGGCGCTGAGGCTGCACGTGCTCCCGTCCCGTCCCACCCCCACCGACCCTGCCGAGGAGATCCTGCGATGA
- the amiA gene encoding streptamidine family RiPP, translated as MDNEQVFAPIADPGQLAHDSASHSNALVENPFEDTEE; from the coding sequence ATGGACAACGAGCAGGTCTTCGCACCGATCGCCGACCCGGGTCAGCTGGCTCACGACTCGGCCTCCCACTCCAACGCGCTCGTCGAGAACCCCTTCGAGGACACCGAGGAGTAA
- a CDS encoding ABC transporter ATP-binding protein, giving the protein MTESVGIHVEGVHFGYPGRPVLRGVDMTVRPGELTALIGLNGCGKSTLLRLAAGLLRPDEGRVLLGGDDLVRLSRRATARRVALLHQSAPGVLGMTVRQLVRQGRYAARGPLGMLREGDDPVVRRALRDVGVEQWAERDVDALSGGERQRVRLAMALAQDTRVLLLDEPTTYLDLHHQLDVLQTVVRLRQERGLTVVMVLHDLAHAARFAERIVALRDGLVVADGTPKRVVTPGLLAEVLKVAGRVGEDPEGGWPVCYPDHPIAALEYENQIH; this is encoded by the coding sequence ATGACCGAGTCCGTGGGGATCCATGTCGAGGGGGTCCACTTCGGCTACCCCGGACGACCCGTTCTGAGGGGCGTCGACATGACCGTCCGGCCGGGCGAACTGACCGCCCTCATCGGCCTGAACGGCTGCGGCAAGTCGACCCTGCTGCGGCTGGCCGCCGGACTGCTGCGACCGGATGAGGGGCGCGTTCTGCTCGGCGGGGACGATCTCGTCCGCCTCTCGAGGCGTGCCACGGCCCGCAGGGTGGCACTGCTGCACCAATCCGCGCCGGGTGTCCTGGGCATGACGGTGCGCCAGCTCGTGCGCCAGGGGCGGTACGCCGCACGCGGTCCGCTGGGCATGCTGCGCGAGGGTGACGACCCCGTGGTGCGACGGGCGCTGCGCGATGTCGGAGTGGAGCAGTGGGCCGAGCGTGACGTCGACGCGCTGTCGGGAGGTGAGCGGCAGCGGGTGCGGCTCGCGATGGCGCTCGCCCAGGACACCCGCGTCCTGCTGCTCGACGAGCCGACCACCTACCTGGACCTGCACCACCAACTCGACGTCCTGCAGACCGTGGTGCGTCTGCGCCAGGAGCGCGGACTCACCGTGGTGATGGTGCTGCACGACCTGGCCCACGCGGCCCGGTTCGCCGAGCGGATCGTCGCCCTGCGGGACGGCCTCGTGGTGGCCGACGGGACGCCGAAGAGGGTCGTCACGCCCGGGTTGCTGGCGGAGGTGCTGAAGGTGGCCGGCCGGGTCGGCGAGGATCCCGAGGGCGGTTGGCCGGTGTGTTATCCAGATCACCCCATCGCAGCTCTAGAATATGAAAATCAGATTCATTAG
- a CDS encoding FecCD family ABC transporter permease, whose protein sequence is MAASSVCALSLGTPYVPPHRLVGAVLDGDSTLAGIVVTELRVPRVVLALVAGACLGAAGLVLQEALRNPLAVPEMLGVSSGAALGVAAPLVLALSLPAAVQPLLAIGGAALGGGLTLLAAGLGRSPSAVLLTGAAVAAALQAALLVLMVMADQLDLQLIYRYLLGSLSARTWDDIAGLWPWLLVAVPALVLCAPVLSVMRLGDEDAEALGVRAQRARLAALAIAVVLIAPVTAVCGPVAWVGFLAPHLARWFNPSAGAVRWLPWSAAWGAAVVMVADVPARLALAPVETPAGAWTALLGVPAGIALMRSGGRGRAARRAPAGAAAVRKALHGPRTAVSAAAAGVPRSRAANDARRDPPGADGACLPPSRPTGTEDAQ, encoded by the coding sequence CTGGCCGCCTCCTCGGTCTGCGCGCTGAGCCTCGGCACCCCCTACGTCCCACCGCACCGGCTGGTCGGTGCCGTACTGGACGGGGACAGCACCCTCGCCGGCATCGTCGTCACCGAACTCCGCGTGCCTCGCGTGGTGCTGGCGCTCGTCGCCGGTGCCTGTCTGGGAGCGGCCGGACTGGTGCTGCAGGAGGCACTGCGCAATCCCCTGGCGGTGCCGGAGATGCTGGGGGTGTCGTCCGGAGCCGCGCTGGGGGTGGCCGCTCCTCTGGTGCTGGCCCTGTCCCTGCCCGCCGCCGTCCAGCCCCTGCTGGCCATCGGCGGGGCCGCGCTCGGCGGTGGGCTGACTCTGCTCGCCGCCGGACTGGGCCGCAGCCCGTCCGCCGTACTGCTGACCGGCGCCGCGGTCGCCGCCGCGCTGCAGGCCGCGCTGCTCGTGCTGATGGTCATGGCCGACCAGCTCGACCTCCAGCTCATCTACCGCTACCTGCTCGGTTCCCTGTCCGCCCGGACCTGGGACGACATCGCGGGGCTCTGGCCGTGGCTCCTCGTCGCGGTCCCCGCCCTCGTGCTGTGCGCGCCGGTGCTGTCGGTGATGCGGCTGGGCGACGAGGACGCCGAGGCGCTGGGCGTGCGCGCCCAGCGGGCGCGGCTCGCGGCGCTGGCCATCGCCGTGGTGCTGATCGCCCCGGTGACGGCCGTGTGCGGGCCCGTCGCCTGGGTGGGCTTCCTCGCCCCGCACCTGGCCCGGTGGTTCAACCCCTCGGCCGGGGCGGTGCGCTGGCTTCCGTGGTCCGCCGCCTGGGGTGCCGCCGTCGTGATGGTCGCCGATGTCCCGGCCCGGCTGGCACTGGCGCCCGTGGAAACCCCGGCCGGTGCCTGGACGGCCCTGCTGGGGGTGCCGGCCGGGATCGCTCTGATGCGGTCGGGTGGCCGCGGCCGGGCGGCCCGGCGCGCGCCGGCCGGTGCGGCTGCCGTGCGCAAGGCGCTGCACGGACCGCGGACGGCTGTCTCGGCCGCCGCGGCCGGAGTGCCTCGCTCCCGGGCAGCGAACGACGCTCGTCGAGACCCACCCGGGGCCGACGGCGCCTGCCTGCCCCCTTCCCGGCCGACCGGAACGGAGGACGCACAGTGA
- a CDS encoding YcaO-like family protein yields MTALPLEALVDPVCGIVRKVKPVEHPPGTPPRYTALTAEISDARRLGLWPADRVSLGTTFGDPEQARIAAIAEGIERYCGNRVPPPGHPDAPLRATAAELADKGLRLYGPGDLPAYAPWQYAREKFPYRPLTADTPALWTRGTEQLADGTTAEVWAPVSLTHLNWRQGDLRELPRTHHLNYAGIATGQGLDDAVERGLLEIVERDALELWWHLDGPARGIDPASVPGLADDLAGSALDVHIVEMRSEFAPCMAALVHDPRLGLYAAGFACKYDPAEAARKAVLEAVHTWVFTQGLTSADGWVFQAVEAGLLARGLYLEHRADGRYLDVCGEQFEHVRDLGAHVQVWLDERMAAEARRFTEPALGTVSVDSVEPGSRERLESALRGGGHRVMTFDLTTEDVAETSLRVARVLVSGLLPNAPAAFGYFGCPRLAEAAVARGWRTDPPSAPQDFTLAPPPHM; encoded by the coding sequence ATGACGGCGCTGCCGCTGGAAGCACTCGTCGACCCCGTCTGCGGCATCGTCCGCAAGGTCAAGCCCGTCGAGCACCCCCCGGGCACCCCACCCCGCTACACCGCGCTCACGGCCGAGATATCCGACGCCCGCAGACTCGGACTGTGGCCCGCCGACCGGGTCTCCCTCGGCACCACCTTCGGCGACCCCGAACAAGCCCGCATCGCCGCGATAGCCGAGGGCATAGAGCGGTACTGCGGCAACCGCGTCCCGCCGCCCGGCCACCCCGACGCCCCCCTGCGCGCCACCGCCGCCGAACTGGCCGACAAGGGCCTGCGCCTGTACGGCCCCGGGGACCTGCCCGCCTACGCGCCCTGGCAGTACGCCCGGGAGAAGTTCCCCTACCGGCCCCTCACCGCCGACACCCCGGCCCTGTGGACGCGCGGAACGGAACAGCTGGCCGACGGGACCACCGCCGAGGTCTGGGCACCCGTCTCGCTCACCCACCTCAACTGGCGCCAGGGCGACCTGCGCGAGCTGCCCCGCACCCACCACCTCAACTACGCCGGTATCGCCACGGGTCAGGGCCTCGACGACGCCGTCGAACGCGGCCTGCTGGAGATCGTCGAACGCGACGCCCTGGAACTGTGGTGGCATCTGGACGGCCCGGCCCGGGGCATCGACCCGGCGAGCGTGCCCGGCCTCGCCGACGACCTCGCCGGCTCCGCTCTCGACGTCCACATCGTCGAGATGCGCTCGGAGTTCGCCCCCTGCATGGCCGCACTCGTGCACGACCCCCGCCTCGGCCTGTACGCCGCCGGGTTCGCCTGCAAGTACGACCCCGCCGAAGCCGCCCGCAAAGCCGTCCTCGAAGCCGTCCACACCTGGGTCTTCACGCAGGGCCTGACCAGTGCTGACGGCTGGGTCTTCCAGGCCGTCGAGGCCGGGCTGCTCGCCCGCGGCCTCTACCTGGAGCACCGCGCCGACGGCCGCTATCTCGATGTGTGCGGCGAGCAGTTCGAGCACGTACGGGACCTCGGCGCGCACGTGCAGGTGTGGCTGGACGAGCGGATGGCAGCCGAGGCCAGGCGCTTCACCGAGCCGGCCCTCGGGACCGTGTCCGTCGACAGCGTCGAGCCCGGCAGCCGCGAGCGCTTGGAGAGCGCGCTGCGCGGGGGCGGCCACCGTGTCATGACGTTCGACCTCACCACCGAGGACGTGGCCGAGACCTCCCTGCGCGTCGCCAGGGTCCTCGTCTCCGGGCTCCTTCCCAACGCCCCGGCGGCCTTCGGCTACTTCGGCTGCCCGCGCCTTGCCGAAGCCGCCGTCGCACGCGGATGGCGCACCGACCCGCCGAGCGCGCCGCAGGACTTCACCCTGGCGCCTCCGCCGCACATGTGA
- a CDS encoding SagB/ThcOx family dehydrogenase: MQHAREDRPPDLVAALARARSPERPGPDTPAGGAVRAWPGPPVPFPKAGPADLDLRLLLRLSLAASDESGRLRPAPSAGALHPVDTELTVGAGCSLPPGRYGYDPLRHRVHRLDRQPPGTPPGVTAELSVTARRTVSHYGHRARPLLLLDTGHAAAALYLAARALGVSEPEVRMDGRAESPLTAVHIPPPDGRGPARPADSACVPDPSQGPPTPAELLARRSAPPPLPGAPSQDALRAVLATAARAGTGDLRWCAAVGPPRPGLVEPALDGATLRPCAAGDARPTLAAWAAGQAWIADAGAVLLAHGCPADADAPHIRRAHLRAGFAVHLAHLTARRHGLAARPVGSWQQADLGAALGAAPGRDWVVHALALGTRPADEENTT; encoded by the coding sequence GTGCAACACGCCCGTGAGGACCGCCCGCCGGACCTCGTCGCCGCCCTGGCCCGCGCCCGCTCCCCGGAGCGCCCCGGCCCCGACACACCCGCCGGGGGAGCCGTCCGGGCCTGGCCGGGGCCGCCGGTCCCCTTCCCGAAGGCAGGCCCGGCCGATCTGGACCTGCGGCTCCTGCTGCGCCTCTCCCTGGCGGCCTCCGACGAGTCCGGACGACTGCGGCCCGCACCTTCCGCCGGTGCCCTGCACCCGGTGGACACCGAACTGACCGTGGGCGCCGGCTGCTCCCTGCCGCCGGGCCGCTACGGCTACGACCCCCTGCGCCACCGCGTGCACCGACTCGACCGGCAGCCCCCCGGCACCCCGCCGGGCGTGACGGCCGAACTTTCCGTCACCGCACGGCGCACGGTCTCCCACTACGGCCACCGAGCCCGGCCCCTGCTGCTCCTCGACACCGGGCACGCCGCCGCCGCGCTGTACCTCGCGGCCCGGGCGCTGGGAGTGAGCGAGCCGGAGGTACGGATGGACGGACGTGCCGAGAGCCCACTGACCGCCGTGCACATTCCGCCGCCCGACGGGCGGGGCCCGGCGCGCCCGGCCGACAGCGCCTGCGTCCCGGATCCGTCGCAGGGCCCGCCCACGCCCGCGGAGCTGCTGGCGCGCCGCAGCGCCCCACCGCCGTTGCCGGGCGCCCCCTCCCAGGACGCACTGCGGGCGGTCCTCGCCACCGCCGCACGGGCGGGCACCGGGGATTTGCGCTGGTGTGCCGCGGTCGGCCCGCCTCGGCCCGGCCTGGTGGAACCGGCCCTCGACGGTGCGACCTTGCGGCCGTGCGCCGCCGGGGACGCCCGCCCGACGCTCGCCGCCTGGGCCGCGGGCCAGGCGTGGATCGCGGACGCGGGCGCCGTCCTGCTCGCCCACGGCTGCCCCGCCGACGCCGACGCCCCGCACATCCGCCGCGCCCACCTGCGGGCCGGCTTCGCCGTCCACCTGGCCCATCTCACCGCCCGGCGCCACGGGCTGGCCGCCCGGCCCGTCGGCTCCTGGCAGCAGGCGGACCTGGGCGCCGCGCTCGGCGCCGCCCCGGGCCGGGACTGGGTCGTCCACGCACTGGCCCTCGGCACCCGCCCCGCCGACGAGGAGAACACCACGTGA